A single region of the Bacillus sp. SM2101 genome encodes:
- a CDS encoding MBL fold metallo-hydrolase: MSVREITSAEILENILEREQVFILDVRNESDFKDWKIEGVNIDHLNIPYFELLDGVEDIIKQLPKDTEILVVCAKEGSSKMVAEMLSEERLAASYLKGGMKSWSEYLYKTEVYRDKDMKVYQFIRVGKGCLSYMIVSGEEVLIVDPARFTNIYKEIADDEGATITHVVDSHLHADHISGGRQLAVETGAKYYVMKSEGAVFNHEPFEEHEKIEFEKVTLEVIAIKTPGHTPGSVSFFVNDKLLFSGDTIFVSGLGRPDLGGKVREWAKDLYTTVYDKVAKIADDVIVLPAHYADFDDEVNQQGYIGEKLGTIREQNEVMLNQREDEFVEFVAQSASTETPPNFEEIIAINRGVENASVEKQQELEIGPNRCAVHHTHS, encoded by the coding sequence ATGAGTGTAAGAGAAATTACAAGCGCTGAAATATTAGAGAATATTCTTGAACGAGAACAAGTATTTATTCTTGACGTGCGAAATGAGAGCGACTTTAAAGATTGGAAAATTGAAGGGGTGAATATTGACCATTTAAACATACCTTATTTTGAACTGTTAGATGGTGTTGAAGATATTATTAAGCAATTACCAAAAGATACAGAAATACTTGTTGTTTGTGCCAAAGAGGGATCTTCGAAAATGGTAGCTGAAATGCTCAGTGAGGAAAGGTTAGCTGCCTCTTATTTAAAAGGTGGTATGAAGTCGTGGAGTGAATATTTGTATAAAACAGAAGTTTATCGTGATAAAGATATGAAAGTATATCAATTTATTAGAGTTGGTAAAGGGTGCCTATCATATATGATCGTTTCTGGCGAAGAAGTATTAATCGTAGATCCCGCACGTTTTACTAATATTTATAAAGAAATAGCGGATGATGAAGGGGCTACAATTACCCATGTTGTTGACTCTCACCTCCATGCTGACCATATATCGGGTGGGCGTCAACTTGCAGTAGAAACAGGCGCTAAATATTATGTCATGAAAAGTGAAGGCGCAGTGTTCAATCATGAACCGTTTGAGGAGCATGAAAAAATTGAGTTTGAAAAGGTTACTCTTGAAGTCATTGCTATTAAAACGCCTGGACATACCCCAGGGAGTGTTTCTTTCTTTGTAAATGACAAGCTACTCTTTTCAGGAGATACAATTTTTGTAAGTGGATTAGGACGACCAGATTTAGGTGGTAAGGTAAGAGAATGGGCAAAGGACTTATATACCACTGTATACGATAAAGTAGCTAAAATTGCTGATGATGTAATTGTACTACCAGCTCATTATGCTGACTTTGATGATGAAGTCAATCAACAAGGTTATATTGGTGAGAAATTAGGAACCATTCGTGAGCAAAATGAAGTGATGTTAAACCAAAGAGAAGATGAATTTGTTGAATTTGTAGCACAGTCAGCAAGTACAGAAACTCCACCAAACTTTGAAGAAATCATAGCGATTAACCGTGGGGTTGAGAATGCGTCAGTAGAGAAGCAACAAGAATTAGAAATTGGACCTAATCGCTGTGCAGTTCATCATACACATTCATAA
- a CDS encoding DsrE/DsrF/DrsH-like family protein, which yields MSNKVAIIASNGGLFDAYKVFNIATASAATDAEVGIFFTFEGLNLIHKEAHKNLPLPQGKEHFEEGFTAAKVPPIAELVQMAKDLGVKMIACQMTMDVMQLQKEDFVEGIDVGGAVTFLDFAKDANVSLTF from the coding sequence ATGTCAAACAAAGTAGCAATCATCGCATCCAATGGAGGATTATTTGATGCTTATAAAGTGTTTAATATAGCCACTGCTTCAGCTGCAACTGACGCAGAGGTTGGTATTTTCTTCACCTTTGAAGGACTTAACCTGATTCATAAGGAAGCACATAAGAACCTCCCGCTTCCACAAGGCAAGGAGCATTTTGAAGAAGGTTTTACGGCTGCTAAAGTACCACCGATTGCAGAGTTAGTTCAAATGGCAAAAGATTTAGGCGTGAAAATGATTGCATGTCAAATGACAATGGATGTTATGCAATTACAAAAAGAGGATTTTGTTGAAGGTATTGATGTCGGCGGTGCGGTGACGTTTTTAGATTTTGCTAAGGATGCAAATGTTTCACTAACATTTTAA